A window from Malassezia restricta chromosome I, complete sequence encodes these proteins:
- a CDS encoding phosphodiesterase — translation MLSGICSAALCLLATANFVVAGQWTNDLYDQTSMVPKAKGCWNPDPDCGEFTFVVMPDTQYLFDQHSIHPVPVEKSFEYILTSSNRSDTDTNIVFMAHLGDVVQNGLKQEFDQARKVFDYLDEAGAEYSVLAGNHDVDPSTTDKRGKTPYLEAFNPERFHKIRSWRGASPTGYNNYHIFKAGGREWLVLALDWRMSNSSFEWAESVLKSHAHIPTILTTHEIVTADTGKAEFTEYGEEVWNKLIKHNNQVFLTLNGHFWPSGRTSRTNAAGNKVESHITNYQNRYYGGSGMIRSYRFKMRENKIDVSTFSPWSRELVQKGQANPLSRKEAELTTSTDKFTMHINFESRFQALDNSKRSESSDDTVITGTQAYWRFDRHKAGSPLSQSDIIKDLSGNCNDLILKTHFPSDNTTLRWSDAHHPLQPGHGSLNFTAQKKPLQGMYLQTRDDAKINSNKFENGYTFEAFYYLPSSWDSEQNAWSSLFSRRGSASDAGIHGEEADKDEPIVTLSISNDRELQWRVYPLGSQNGTTNWGHETPFDHWWHAAVVNNGTMTKMYVDGSEVARNPAQKAHGLTTLNKPWMLGGFEYGGKLDQIFYGSIGDVRIVDRAISPEEFMFRPDLNSTTGK, via the coding sequence ATGCTCAGTGGTATTTGCTCTGCTGCCTTATGCCTGCTTGCTACGGCAAATTTTGTCGTAGCTGGGCAATGGACAAATGACTTATACGATCAAACCAGTATGGTACCCAAAGCCAAGGGCTGCTGGAATCCAGACCCGGACTGTGGTGAATTCACATTTGTCGTCATGCCTGATACGCAGTATTTGTTTGACCAGCATAGTATCCATCCAGTACCTGTGGAAAAGTCGTTCGAATATATTTTAACGTCTTCGAACCGGTCAGATACTGACACGAACATTGTGTTTATGGCTCATCTCGGTGACGTTGTCCAAAATGGACTAAAGCAAGAATTCGACCAAGCCAGAAAAGTATTTGACTACCTTGATGAGGCTGGGGCTGAATACAGCGTTCTTGCAGGTAATCATGACGTTGATCCCAGCACCACAGATAAGCGTGGCAAAACACCGTATCTGGAAGCGTTCAATCCTGAGCGCTTCCACAAGATtcgctcgtggcgtggcGCTTCGCCGACAGGCTACAACAATTATCATATTTTCAAGGCCGGTGGACGTGAATGGCTCGTTCTTGCTCTTGATTGGCGCATGTCCAACAGCTCGTTTGAATGGGCCGAGAGTGTGCTCAAAAGCCATGCTCATATACCGACCATTCTCACGACACATGAGATTGTCACGGCTGATACTGGAAAAGCCGAATTCACCGAATACGGTGAGGAAGTCTGGAACAAGCTTATCAAGCACAACAATCAAGTGTTCCTTACACTGAATGGTCATTTTTGGCCATCAGGTCGGACGAGTCGCACTAATGCAGCTGGTAACAAGGTTGAATCGCATATTACAAACTATCAAAATCGTTACTACGGTGGCTCGGGTATGATTCGCTCCTATCGATTCAAGATGCGCGAGAATAAAATTGACGTATCCACTTTTTCACCATGGTCAAGGGAACTGGTACAGAAGGGCCAAGCTAATCCACTTTCAAGAAAAGAAGCAGAGCTTACCACTTCTACTGATAAGTTCACAATGCATATCAACTTTGAGAGTCGTTTCCAGGCTCTCGACAATTCTAAACGTTCAGAGTCGTCCGATGATACTGTAATTACAGGCACGCAGGCATATTGGCGCTTTGATCGGCATAAAGCTGGCTCGCCGCTTTCTCAGTCCGACATAATCAAGGACTTGTCTGGTAACTGTAATGACTTGATACTTAAGACCCACTTCCCGTCTGACAATACCACACTTCGTTGGTCTGATGCACACCATCCTTTACAACCTGGACATGGAAGCTTAAACTTTACTGCGCAGAAGAAGCCACTTCAGGGAATGTATCTTCAGACACGCGATGATGCTAAGATCAACTCAAACAAGTTTGAAAATGGCTATACCTTTGAAGCCTTTTACTATCTGCCCAGCAGCTGGGACAGTGAGCAGAATGCATGGAGCAGTTTGTTTAGTCGCCGTGGCTCCGCTAGTGATGCTGGTATTCATGGAGAAGAGGCTGATAAGGATGAGCCTATCGTGACTCTTAGTATTTCAAACGACCGTGAGCTCCAATGGCGTGTCTACCCGCTGGGAAGTCAAAATGGCACTACGAATTGGGGACATGAAACGCCATTTGACCATTGGTGGCACGCAGCCGTTGTTAATAATGGTACGATGACAAAAATGTATGTGGATGGCAGCGAAGTGGCTCGGAATCCAGCCCAAAAAGCACATGGCCTCACAACGCTGAACAAGCCCTGGATGCTCGGTGGTTTTGAATACGGTGGGAAGCTTGATCAGATCTTCT